In Zingiber officinale cultivar Zhangliang chromosome 1A, Zo_v1.1, whole genome shotgun sequence, the DNA window gagtccaactcaattagtctaatttggattactcttaatccaatttgattcatcacatgaacctaatcctcttggttcatcatatgaacctattctccatctaatttccctttgtgtgtgactctataggttcttgtaacgttggcaatgctcctaaactcatttagaagcataagtaatgagcggtatctagcaacatatcattactacccaagttacaagaatgttgagatccaacatcacctttgtgactactaattatgactctcacaatatatgataatgtccttctatccttgacatttagattgattaaattgagtcatagaccgtgtcatctctaatcaatctatatcttgaactccaagtagactcactctaaacaaatgagctcaatatctcatattgactcatttgggcatggtcatacacttagtgatctcactctatcaagaatcatgatgtcactcccgtcatataggagggatagatcccatctacatcactcacatccctctgcataatttgttacacacccagtaatcgcctttatagtccacccagttacgggtgacgtttgacgaagccaaagtatgcaactccttatgtagggaaccatggtgacttcagatccaagtactcatagtcatattaatagtcacatgagaaagtatatgccactcatataacgatccatgatactttctcattgcgggtcattcagtatacattctccaatgcatactcatgtgtcaacttgatatctctatatccatgacttgtgagatcaagtcatcgagttgacctacatgctagtctcattgcattaacattatccctgaatgttaatacttgactaggaatgattaaaagtagtgttctctatatcatctcactatcgattcaaccaatcgattgatatagataagaaccttctactcaagggcgctattatacttagctatttggcaccaatacaagtaagtataataaccataaagaaatgcctttataaatatataggaatatgatacatcgagtccatacaacaatcatcatatgattggctctagggctctaactaataatctcccattagtactagtgccaatcagtgtaggctctaaggcccaatgacctagtgtgaccatcatgctttctctgtgccaaagtctttatcaagggatcagcgacattAGCCTCTgtggatactctgcaaatcttcacatctcctctatcgatgatctcccgaatgagatggaagcgctgtagtatgtgtttggttcgctggtgtgagcgaggttccttagcctgtgcaattgctccattgttgtcacaatagagctctataggatcggctctgctaggaaccaccccaagctcagtaatgaacttgcggatccaaactgtctcctttgctgcttctgatgcagcaatatacttagcctctgttgtagaatcagcaactgtgtcgtgcttcgaactcttccagctcacagcaccaccattcaaacaaaacacgaacccagactacgatctataatcatcctggtcagtttggaagttgacatcactgtaaccctttatagctagctcaccATCACCtctaaatatcaagaaatattctttagtccttcttaagtacttaagtatatttttgaccgctatccagtgacgttcacctggatctgactggtatctgtttgtcatgctcaaagcatacgaaacatcaggacaagtacatagcatggcgtacatgatagatcctatggctgaagtataagggatcttatccatgcggtctctctcctctctagaagagggactttgagtcttcgaaagactcacaccatgtgacatcggcagaaatcctttcttggaattctgcatggcaaaccgtagtaatactgtgtcaatatatgtactttgacttaggccaagtaatctcttggatctatctctatagatctttatgcctaaaatataggctgcttcacctaagtccttcattgagaaacaattccatagccaagtctttacaaacTGCAGCacagggatgtcatttccaatgagtagtatgtcatccacatacaatacaaggaagacaactgtgttcccaacaaccttcttgtagacacagagttcatcttcattcttgatgaaaccaaactgtttgatcgcatcatcgaattgaagatttcagcttcgagaagcttgctttagtccatatatggacttatgcagcatgcatactctaccagtatgctgtggatataaaaaaaccctcaggttgtgtcatatacacatcctcgagcaagtttccattcagaaacgcagttttgacatccatctgccagatctcataatcatggtatgctgcaatagcaagcatgatccgaatagtcttaaacatcgctactggagaaaatgtttcatcatagtcaataccatgaatttgcttgaaacctttagctaccaagcgacccttataggtaataagtctatccatgtcagtctttctcttaaagacccacttacacccaatgggtttgacgccttcaggtggatcaaccaaagtccatacttggttggtgtacatggattccatctcggatctcatggcctctagccatgactcagaatctggtctcatcacagcttcctgataggagataGGCTTATTCTCAacgagcacaatgtcatcatggtcagacaagagaaatgagtatctctcaggctgacgacgtaccctatcagacctgcgaagaggtaggtctacttgaactggttgttgttcttcAACTTCTTGAGCAATAAATTTATcacccacaacactttgtggttccagttcaacttccatcaagccTTCAGTGCTatagtccatatcttgaacttcttcaagatcgaacgtactcccactagtttttctagaaacaaagtccttttctagaaataccccagtcttagccacaaacactttatgttgactgggaatgtagaagtaatatcccttcgtttccttgggatatctaataaaatagcacttatcggatgtGGGTCCCAATTTATCCGAAATTTaacgttgaacgtaagcctcacaaccccaaatcctcataaaagatatctgggcatctctcccagtctatatcctatatggtgtctttatcatagccttggatggaacacagttaagtgtgaaggctgctgtgtctagagcatatccctaaaaagacataggaagatctgtgtgactcatcatagaccgtaccatatctagtagggtacgattcctcctttcggatacaccattccactgtggtgttccaggaggagtgagttgggataggatcccacactcagctagatagtcacgaaactcatggctaaggtattcaccacctcaatctgattgaagtatcttaatactcttgtctagctagttttgtacttcattcttgaattctttgaacttttcaaaggattgtgacttatgtgtcatcagatacacataaccatatctactgaagtcatcagtaaatgtaatgaagtacctataatcacctctgcagtgacattgaaagggccacatacatcactatgtataagtcctaataagtcagtcgctctttcgctgtgtccgctaaagggagtcttggtcatcttgcccagtaggtatGACTCACATgtatcatatgattcaaaattaaatgagtccagcaaaccatctttatggagctgggataagcgattctcatttatatgacctaagcgacaataccagagataggttcggttcatatcatttgacttgaaccttttggtacttatttatagatggggttctctaagtctagaatgtaaagtccgtttatcagaggtgcactacaatagaacatatcatttaagtaaacggaacaacatttgttctttattacaaaagaaaagcctttcttgtccaaacaagagactgaaatgatgttttttgtaagagcaggcacataacaacattcatctaattctaatacaagcccagaggtaagagatagatagtaagttcctacagcaacaacagtaacccgtgctccattgcctactcgtaggtccacctcgcccttggTCAattccctgctatttctcagcgcatgcacattagtacaaatgtgagaagcacatccggtatccaatacccacgatgcagaaatagatagattgacttctataacagatatacctgaagtagaagtctcacttctcttcttcttaagatcttccagatatactttacagttcctcttatagtgcccggtctgaccgcagtggaagcaggtaacatctttggcaacccctcctttaggtttcattatcttgcctttgcccttggcttgagactttcccttacctttaggcttacccttgcctttatgcttttgcaccatcaaaatggagttgggctttaccttcttaaggttgagctcagcagttctcaacatgcttagcagctcaggcagtggcttgtcaatttcgttaatgttgtaattcatgacaaattgactgtagctctctggcaaggattgcaagatcaagtcaatggtcaactcttggccaagtgggaatcccaacctctgtaggttctctatgtacccaatcatcttgagcacatatggacctacgggagtcccatcttgcatctttcactgaaacagtgccttggagatctcgaatctctcatgcctcgcttgcccttgatatagttgatgaagatgttcaaccatatcataagcagacatcaactcatgttgcttctgaagctcagagttcatggtcgtgagcatgaggcatgacacatctaatgcatcatcttgatgcttcttataagcatctcggtcagctcgcgtggcagtagcaggaggtgcctcgggaatgggctgctccaggacgtacagttttctttcttgtgtgagaacgattctcagattcctgtaccagtctaggaagctagctccattgagcttatccttgtcaaggatagaatgcagggagaaggtgttcatgtttgtcgACATAACAATCtaaacagaaataatgcagaaagtaaatatcatattccatttatcatttaattaggtctttaactaaatgatgctcccactgaattatagaatttttgtagaatcaagtcatggatgtggtcaaaccacactactagattcataccaattagctataattttcatgggacaagatccacatcatactatgacttgagttagctttggctaaatcgcccaagacttagtatgatcagtagataacgaattatcaattacatctctatgcaactcttgtttataggatcaaaatcctcatttataaaaaaccttgagttagctttggctaaatcgccaaagatttagtataaatgtgatttttatcttatcttccaaccgttggaaaaaaatgcctatagttatacccgatcaaattgagttaactagttatactcaatctaattgagtttgtactcacccaagctttgataggcgggaccaagattgtccctccgcaccctaccaagataatgtGCGTTGCtatgctttggtagattcaaaaacaacaaatgatcgaggtagtaatgtgtatcaaaacttggtaggcatctcgagttgacttgattaagatctaatctaatcgttaatgtatatcatatacgcatcaaggcactaattaccctacactagcatgcatcacatacacacaagcaaatatatcaagatatatacatatattgtgatgaggtcatggtcctactacgatcttctcaagccaatgagaagatcggacggtcaatctagggtcaacagcttcttcaagcatctCCTTTGACCGCCTTGTGTTGTCGGCTTCcttcttgtaactccatcttcaattgtacattacaaaattgaaattcgagttacattcaagtctaaaactattttacaataggaatataaataaaggaagcacgacgcgcaggtcgcaaatcacatacaacacacacaacacaaaatggcacgcaggccatattatgaattacaacacaattttttgtccaatcaaattggggtttttgggccttgatcatcacaatatcatacataattctaaattatatattttacataaatatctataattttactaccgtttttatgaattttatgagttacaacttcccagctgtcccgattagcgattttcgggcgcgatcgcgggacaataccccttgcggggttaggggcaacacCCCTACTCGCGAAATAAATATCGTGAATGTCCCATATTGATCTAATAGCTCCTTAAGCtactgtcccaaaacattttggacgagatcttgccgtttcggaagatttttctcggtagttgaagcctacatgTGTCCAAGCATTTGTTGCTTCacctctacgagaaaattactcacaaaatccttaaaaatagtaaacttacagaaacttacagatatgatatcttttcataaaaataaaatacaaacaagtacatgcttcgcacgtggctctaataccactattaGCAATtcaagccgcaaaaaccgctttttgcgttgcggaaaccccgaattctagccacggatccgtgcgaagatatatttaaaattaaatcatgtgcatgtttctacactagatatatcttagatctacatgaaaagagagtatacctttgtagcgaagtcCTTcggttatcccgctcgtccaaaaagatgtcggatctcgtagagtgtcaagtgaacactcctctacaagtatccacatgaacaaaaggtagagaagaaccacttagagtgtgctagcactcttgggtggctcggcaatggaggatgagagagagagaagagaagagaggatgaagaagatgacctcttgaatgagtacacaaaatgtaactcactccactaatgtggtcggccacatttagaggttcttatacctccatgtaataccaagagtcatgactctttgtctccctcatgaggtggcacacaatgatgtggccttgatgatgtgaaacATCATCATTGGCTGGCCCTATgacaagtcacaatgaggtggcaattggtcaagtcaaacttgccccttcatcttccctctcaagtcaagtcaaacttgacccatttatctcccatggttgatcaaatctaaccattgatcaagtcaatttgatttagtgaatctctatccattaaattaaattgattcaatgagtcataatctaaattagactcattggacacatgaatcaaattgagtccaactcaattagtctaatttggattactcttaatccaatttggttcatcacatgaacctaatcctcttggtccatcatatgaacctattctccatctaattgccctttgtgtgtgaccctataggttcttgtaacgttggcaatgctcttaaactcatttagaagcataagtaatgagcggtatctagcaacacatcattactacccaacttACAAAaatgttgaaatccaacatcacctttgtgactactaattgtgactctcacaatatatgataatgcccttctatccttgacatctagattgattaaattgaggcatagaccgtgtcatcctctaatcaatatatatcttgaactctaagtatactcactctaaacaaatgagctcaatatctcatattaactcatttgggcatggtcatgcacttagtggtctcactctatcaagaatcatgatgtcactcccgttatataggagggatagatcccatctacatcactcacatccctccgcataatttgttacacaaccagtaatcgcctttatagtccacccagttacgggtgacgtttgatgaagccaaagtatgcaactacttatgtagggaatcatggtgacttcaggtccaaggactcgtagtcatattaatagtcacatgagaaagtatatgacactcatataacgatccatgatactttctcatggcgggccattctgtatacattctccaatgcatacccatgtgtcaacttgatatctctatatctatgacttgtgagatcaagtcatcgagttgacctacatgctagtctcatcgcattaacattatccctgaatgttaatactttactaggaatgattaagagtagtgttctctatatcatctcactatcgattcaactaattgattgatatagataagaaccttctactcaaggacgctattatacttagctatttggcactaatacaagtataataaccataaagaaatgcctttataaatttataggaatatgatacatcgagtctatacaacaatcatcatatgattggctctagggctctaactaacatggtcGGCTTATCATTCGGCAGGATTCTGCGAAAGTCATTCCACCTGATCGGGAGCTTACTCCCTACTGGCTGCTCCATCTTCCCGAACTGGTTTCATAGTATAACTATTTGATCAGTCACGAGCGTCGGTGATCCCGGGTCGTCTTGCCAACCCGGGCGAGGTATACTATGGCCTCACCTATTACTGAGGTCATAAATATTTCCACTCTAATTTACCATGTGTCCTTTTATCCTCCTTTTTTTGACAAGACCACTTCCACACCAGATTCCAAGGTGATCAAACGACCAACATTACTTCCACTCCTATAGCTGATGCCAGCTACCATGTTTATGgatcgcatgattagtgctgatgTTGAAGTATTCTTCCAAGCATCTCCTTGCACTAGTATAAATAGTCTACTTCTCTCATTTAGACTTCTTACGAATAGCAAAAGTCATCTCACCTTCTCTTCTCTCTTCCGAGCCTTTGCTTTCCCACCTTTTGCCTGTGCTTCCTTCATGGATTCTCCCATACCTAGGTATGCTCCTGGAGTCTCAACCTTCAGCAGTGTAGATATAAACGATCTCCGCTTCGTGTATGAAGTATCCACGGCCCTGCATATCATCATACCCTCCGAGGTCCATCGACTTTTTCAACCACCTCAGGGCTATGTGACGTTTTTCAAAGAACAGGTTGGGGTCAACCTTCGTTTTCCAATCCACCTCTTCTTTTCTAATGTGAGTCGCTACTTTCGCATTTCCCTTTGTCAACTCACCCCAACTCCATTCGTATCCTGTGCGGGTTCGTTCTCCTCTGTGACTTACGCAATATTCATTGGACTCCTCGCCTATTCACTACTTCACTCCCCATCGTCATATTGAGGGTCTTTTCTGTTTCCAGGCTCGTACCCAGACCAACCTTTTTGTACGCTTACCCCCTTCAGGAACAAAGTGGAAAGATAAATACTTCTTCCTTCACTTTCCGTTCGCTATGGAGTGGCCTACTGAGCGGGCTTCTCTGTCTCTTATGCACCCCCTCTGGGAGACTATCACTCAAATCCTATTTTTATGGAGGTGTCATCATAGCTAGAGGGTTGGTGCTTCAACCGGAGCGTCTTGTTAACGGAAGATGTGCTGTATTTATTTAGGTTGAGTCTTGTTCCCTCAGAGTCACCACACTCCCTTGGTAAGCATTATCTTCACCTTAACTTTCTTTTGCCTTTTCGTGCTAACCCTCTTTTTGATGCAGCCGACACTCTTGCTCGATCGTCTTTGACCAGGCCCCTCCCTCTAAGCGCTTTAGAAATAAATCGCCGAGGGCACATAATCTTGGGCAGGCGGTGTCTTCCATATTCCACTTCAGCCACTCCCGGGGTGGCCGCTACTACTGCCTCTCGTCCTGCTGCCCCTCAGGCGACGCCTCCCGCACACTCTATTCTAGAGCCTACGAGGTGGACTCATCCAGCTCCTCCCGCTCATCGCCCTCGGACTCCGGAAGAGGGGATTAACTCAGACAAACAACCACTCTCATGTCAACTAAGGTGCATACCTGTTGGATCCCGTCCGGTAGCCGAGGCACATGCTACGATCCCACTGCCCCGGATAGCGCCAACTTCTATCCCCTATCCACAACACCCGGGCGACCCTGTCATTAATCTAGAACCTCGACCCGGAGCTAATCGAGGGAAAGCCTCGATCATTAAGGAAGAGATTAATCCAGAGGGGCGCTGCCCACCAATTGCCCCGATCGGGCTTCCTCCCCCTCGCCTGTCTACTTCTACTCCACCTGGCCTGAGCGGGACCACTCCTGGATCATCTCGGTCCTGGTATTCCCGTTTTGTGCTATTAAGCCCTTAGAGTGGGGGTTGCATCGCAACCCCGTTGCCCAAGCTAGCTGTATCCTACTACGGGGCCAACTAGCGACTCATTGGGAGGAAACTATACAACGAATGTCTACCCTCCCACTATCGGCTTAGGCGGACCGGTTCTCCAAAGGTGCCACTATGGTAAGCCTCTGCTTTCTCTTATTGCTCCTTTCTTCTTATCCTGATTTCTTGTTTATATGAATAGATTTTTGCCGAGTCGATGCTATTGAGTCAGACTTTCTCGTATCTATATTGGCATAATAAGATCTTAAAGGATCATGTAGTCGACCTGGAATCTCAGCTTTCTGACCCCTCTTCAGCCGTGTCCCAACTAAAGGCAGAGGTGGAAACCTTAAGAAAGGTAAACGCATTCCACGAACAGGACCTGGGAAAAGCCCTACAGGAGGCTAACCGGTTACGGGATGACCAGAAGAGACTTGAAGCTCTCCACCAGTCATCTGAGGCTAAGTACCAAGAGGAGCTATCCCTTAAGGAGAAAGCACAGTCAGAGCTATCTCAACAAACCACAGCGTTAGAGGATTTTCGGCTTATGCACAAATAAGAGATAGACCGTCTGACCAAGGAACTTAACTCTAAGGATATGCTCCTCATAGACCATAGAAGGGATATGGAATCTCAAGCTACAAAGTTAGGCTCCTTACAAGCGGACCTGTCTCAAGCCCGATCTACCTTGTCTCACTCAGTTGAGGCCTTAGAGACTTATAAGGTGGGGGAGAATGATCGTCatgtgatcgattgggaagaataCCTGTGCTCTCCGGAGTATGGCTCCCAAGTAAGAGATAGCTTCGTCCGATCATTGACCTATGGAGCAGTAGGAGCAGTCCAACAACTTCAAGAGGGAGAGTACTTGTCGTCTGACCCCCCCGAGGATTTCCTGGACTATCATCATATTATTAAAGAAATGCTCGATGATGTTTTTTCTGAATTTAAATGACTATTTATCTTAGCATATTGTATTTCTTATATTGCCTTCTATGTATAAAAACTTGTCTATGGCTTCTTAGTTTCCAATTCTTGTTGAGGTTTTCCTACTCTCCTTGGGCTAGATTCGCGTGTGGAAGTGAGGTGTAGCTCGTTAGGCCACAAGCCAAAAGAACTTTATGTGAGAGATCTTTTTGGATCTTTGCCTGCCTTGGCTGAGACAACCAGCCAAGGTTAAAGAGCTTTGCTTGAGGCTGGCTAAAGGAGTATAGTAGGACTTAGCTAAGTCATGTTTATGACTTGAGGACTTCTGAAGTGCCTCATTCAAAAGTTAATCTAGGTCAGGCTTACCTGATCAGGTTTTTTGCTCATATGCCTGTAGTGCTCATGTTTGGACCTTACATCTTTCTCTCAAACAACTACTGCTACAAGGTAACATTTTCAAACATGATAGGGCtagaggtagttagcactccagggGCGATCCAAACATCTACCTTGAGCATCCTGTAGATAATAAACATCGGACGCTAGTTTCTTAATGACCTTGTAAGAGGCATCCCACTGAGGTGCTAACTTAGTTACCTCTCCGACTCGTTTGATCCTTTTCCATACTAAATCCCCTTCTCCAAATAAGCAGGGGATCACCTTCTTGTCATAGGTCTGCTGCATCTTTTGATGGTACGCGATTAACCGGGCAGCTGTCCTCTCACGGGTTTCACTGATTAGATCTAGCTCGAGAAGTCGTCGCTCTGCATTCTCAGGGTCATACAGTAATTGCCGGTCGGACGGGACTCCAACCTCAACTAGCACGATTGCTTCGTTGCCGTAGACGAGATGGAAGGGAGTGAGTATTGTACTTTTTCGTGGAGTTGTACGGTATGCCCAAAGAATGTTGGGGAGATCTTTGACCCAATCGCCTCCCACATAGTCCTGCTTAACCTTCAGCCCACGCACTATCTCCCTGTTAGTGACCTCCGTCTGTCAGTTGCTTTGCGGATAGACCATGGAAGTGAAAGCCTGAATGATGTCAAATCCTCGGCACCATTCCTGAATCTTGCGTCCTTGGAACTGTCGACCATTATCTGAGACCAACTTGTGAGAGATTCCAAATCGGCACAGGATGTTCTTCCATAGGAACTGGATGACCGCTCCCTCTGTTATCCTGGCAAGGGCTTCTGCCTCCatccatttggagaaataatctaccTCCACAAGTAGAAAGAGCTTTTGCCCGGGAGCCAAAGGGAATGGccccacgatatccataccccattggtcgaaggGGCAAGCGACTATTGAGGTTCTCAAAGTCTCAATCGGCCGATAGGCCAggttctgatgcttttgacaagagaGATAGGTGGTTACTAACTGTTGGGCATCTCtttgtaaagtaggccaaaaatacccggctaggAGTACTTTGCGGGCCAACGTCCTTCCTCTTACGTGATTTTCGTAACATCCCTGATGGATTTCTTGCAAGGCATATTCTGCCTCGTTCGGGCCCAAGCATTTAAGCAGTGGCCGAGAGAATGCCCTCTTGTACAGCTGGTCCCCGATCAATGTATATGCATGAGCTCTTTTCCTTATCGATCTAGCTTCTTCCATATCAATGGGTAAGATGCATTGTTGAAGATAAAGGATTATCGAagctctccaatcgattggctcttCCAAATTGTTCTACAGGTCAATATGAGCTATCAGAAAGCTCTGGGCTATTGACTTATCCAGAACCCAGGTGGTCAAAGAGCTGGCCATTTTGACTAATTCATCTACTCTC includes these proteins:
- the LOC121997629 gene encoding uncharacterized protein LOC121997629, with protein sequence MGYGYRGAIPFGSRAKALSTCGGRLFLQMDGGRSPCQDNRGSGHPVPMEEHPVPIWNLSQTEVTNREIVRGLKVKQDYVGGDWVKDLPNILWAYRTTPRKSTILTPFHLVYGNEAIVLVEVGVPSDRQLLYDPENAERRLLELDLISETRERTAARLIAYHQKMQQTYDKKVIPCLFGEGDLVWKRIKRVGEVTKLAPQWDASYKVIKKLASDVYYLQDAQGRCLDRPWSANYL